Part of the Spirochaetota bacterium genome, CTTGTAGTAAATGATCCCTCGGCTTCAATGACAACACAAAGGCCATGTTCACTGTATGGTGTGTGATATTCAGCTATCTCAACAACTTTTCCGGGTACTGTTGCATGCACATTGGCACTTATAAGACCGTTTGCCTGGCCAATAAGCTGACCTTCCTCAACAAACTGTCCCACTTCAACGACAGGTGTGGCTGGTTTACCAATATGCTGCTGCAATGGTATATAACATTTCTGAGGAACCGATAGATATTTAAATGGAATACGGTTGGTAAAGTGTTTATTCTCAGGTGGATGAATTCCTCCGTGAAAGCTATGAATCATCATAGGTTATTCCCTGGTTGAATAGATTTCATCTTTAATAGGAAGATCTTTCCGTAAATTCTTAATATATGGATAAAGGTCACCGGCTTCGGTATAATACTGACAATTATCCACCGTACGGCGTGAAACTGTAAAATATTTGTATAACTTTTCTTCGCCAGAGCGCTTGGTCCATTTTTTCTTGGTACAGCGAACCCTCAAAACAAAACGTTCAGGATCGGATTCATATTGGCGAATTACAATACAGTTCATGCAGTTAGCGCAAAAACATTTTTCTTTAGGCATTGCGCTCTCCTATACTTTAATATTTAAGAAAACAATGTAAAAAAGACTATCACTGTTATGTTTATATAAAATCAATAATTTTTTTAATATGGATTTGAAAAATTTTTAAATTATCAGCAATAATTCATTAAAAAATTTCATAATGAAAAGGGGTGTCCCAAAACAATCCGTGGAGTTCTCAATGACGCGGGTGCAAAGTCATTGCGAGCGTAGCGCATATGCTGAGCTTGTCGAAGCAAAGCAATCGTAATGCCGCAGAAGACGAGATTGCCACGCGCCTGCGGTGCTCGCAACTATGGGATTGCTTCGTCACTTCGTTCCTCGCAATGACAGTATGGCAAAAGTCATTGCAAAGAGGTGTCTTTTGGGACACCCCCGGTGTACACTATTTTATATTTTATTCAAATTTTTGCATCTGGGAATAATTAATGAATTTATAGTAAATTTAATTGACATTACACTATAAATAGTATGAACATTCGTTCTATATTAAAAATGGGAGCAAAGATTTCTCGATGCGCTCAAAATGACAGTGAAAAATGCTCGAAATGACAAAAATGATACACAAAATGACAGTGATGTAAAGATTCCGGGTCAAACCCTGAATGACGTATTGCCAGTATGTCATCCTGAACCTTGTCCTGAATTTATTTCAGGATTGATTCAGGATCTATAATACTGAGGATAGAGATTACGGAATAAGCTCCTAATGATAATGCTAATATGTCATTTTGACGAATGAACCATATCCTGTCATTTCGACGAAAGAAGTGAGGAGAAATCTTAAAGTTAAAAGTAAAGATTTCTCGCTGCGCTCGAAATGACAGTGAAAAATGCTCGAAATGACAATAAAAAATGCTCAAAATGACAGTGAAAAATGCTCGAAATAACAGTGAAAAAAGCTCCTAATGATAATGCTAATATGTCATTTTGACGAATGAACCACATCCTGTCATTTCGAAGGAGCGATGCGACTGAGAAATCTTGATTAATCTTAAAAATTTGCGAAATTTACATTCTATTTACGGAGGAGGAAGTATGAAAAAAAGATTTGGCCGTGTCATTGTAATTATTATGGTATTATCCTTTATTTCACAATGTTCCATGATGGGACACTATTTTAAATCATCAGAAAAAACGTATAGTGGTACCATACGTATTGATGGATTAAAGCAACCGGTAGAGGTACGCTACGATAATTTAGGCATTCCCCATATAAAGGCACACAGTGAAGAAGATTTATTTTTAGCAACTGGGTATATTATGGCTTCCTATCGCTTATTTCAGATGGTGATGATGAAGATGGCTATTCAGGGAAGGTTATCAGAGTTTGCTGGCAAGGATGCGCTGCCTATCGACTATTTTATGCGAACACTGAATGCAAAGAAAATGGTTGCCGATGCAATGAAGTCTATTGACAACCGTGGCATCATGATATTTACACAATTTGCAAAAGGGGTCAATGCCTATATTAAGGGATGCAAAAAATTGCCACCGGAATTTATACTTGCTGGATTTACACCAGAAGAGTGGCAGCCAGAGGATGGACTGTATATTTTTGGATTCTTAAATTTAGATGTTTCATTTAATTTTATTGAAGAGTTGCAATTTTTAATGATTGCGCAAAAATTAGGTTTAAAAAAGGCGTGCCATCTTTTCCCCATCTATAAGGATACCGAACTGCCCTTTGCCGAAGCACAAAAACTAAAAAGCGTCATTGCCAACATCCCTGTAGATACCGTTGCTGTAAAAGCTGCACATATGCAAAGAATATTGGGGCTTGGAATACCTGCATCAAACAACTGGGCTCTGTCCCCAAAGAAAACAGCTGGCAAAAGCATAGTTGCTAACGATACGCATTTGATGGCGTCACTTCCTTCACCGTGGATTATTATGCACTTAGAGTGTCCCACCTATCACTGCGCTGGTGTGTGTTTACCAGGTATCCCCATTGTGGTAGCTGGCTATAACGGCCATGTTGCCTGGGGCGAGACCATGGTAATGGCCGATACGCAGGATATCTTCATTG contains:
- a CDS encoding electron transport complex subunit RsxC encodes the protein MMIHSFHGGIHPPENKHFTNRIPFKYLSVPQKCYIPLQQHIGKPATPVVEVGQFVEEGQLIGQANGLISANVHATVPGKVVEIAEYHTPYSEHGLCVVIEAEGSFTT